GGACTCAAACTTTGCATCAAACATCATTCTATACATGATATTGTACAACATCAATTGCAAACGCTTTCTAATAACTATCCCTTCTGATTGAAACTTCTTGTTATTCTTAAGGTCACGAACCACAGAGTCCATCTCATCCTCCCACATGCCACTGTAATTGTGCACAACTTTGTTCGTAAAAAACGGTAAAGTCATGATTCTTCGCATCTTACGCCAATGGTCTCCATAAACCGTAAACACCATATCTTGACCATTTCCAGTGAAGATATCAAACACGACATTTCGAGGGCGAGAGCCAAACTCAACACTTTGAGCATGCAGAACTTGGCTAGCAAGCTCGGCATCAGAGACGACAACGAGGTTCTTGGAACCGAGCTTCAAGAGGAATATGGAGCCAAATTTGTTGCACAAGGAAGCAAGAAGGCGATGGTTGAGATCATTGCCAACTTGGAGCCAATTGCCAAAGATGGGAATGGAGAGAGGGCCAGGAGGAAGCTTGGAGGAGAAGGCCATGGAAGAGATGATATACGTAAGGAGAGGAACAAGGAAGATGGTTACTCCAAAAGCAAGTGGAGACATGGGGAATATGAACTTAGTAACAAGAGAAACAACAAGCATTGAAAAGAGAGAAACGAAGGCATTGGAAGCCATATCTAAATAGAGAAAgatccaaagagaagctattgAGGGATTGAAAGAGGGGGAAATGGTTTATATAGATATGGTTTTGGGGGTAGGAGGCAAATCTATGTGCTTTTTGATAAGAGACTTGGTTGATGAATGGAGTTTGATAAGAGACTATATATAGAAGAAGCCGTTTGAGGTTGGTGGGAGATTAGGTAAAAGCACTTACAAGAGAActtaaattatatttctttgtcaACTTTGATCATCTCCAACATGCTTTTCATTATAATATTCGAGAGAAGGAGAGAGGGAAGAACTTTCCTTGACCGTTgtgtgtgagagagagagaggggtcAAAGCGTTCATGCATTGGTTTTCAAAGCAAAAAAGGGTCTGGTCAAAAATCAACTCCCTATATTTCTTTAGGGTTTGGTTACAATTTTATATGTGGGGTGAGATCTATATTATAAACTAGTATCTTGTTTATActaatacaaaaataaattgcAACATATAAAAACCTTATTGTATACTTAGAACatgtattaattttattaatctcgtttttaataaatacaatctgatttagtttattataatattaaataaattgaagTACACCAACAATCGTTTGTACGTggtaaaaattattatattaattaaggTCAAATGGTATGAAAAACTAGGGGCGAATTAACCTTAGACCCAAGGAGTTTAAGTTCTCCTCAACTTCAATAGGATTCTTTTCAAACATCTATGTacgtgatttttttaaaaaattattttttatttttgttcgaCTATTATATTGACCATGGTAAGACATTTAAATGTAACTTTTAATTTATGTGCATTAAGtctgaaatttttaattttgtttcaagtatatttatgaattttcaactttgtatttgataaaatacTAGATTATTAActattagatatttaaatttcattacacaaaaattcaatcttttatctaatagataaattaatttatttaagaaaaaaattgcatatTTGAACAATGTATATaacatgaaattgaaattaaattttacggtttattagacatttttaaatttcaaggaTCTATAAGACACAAAAATCGAAAATTCATGAATCAAGTAAATGTTTGAATTGACTTTCTAagtgtttattaaaaaaaaattacacttaGAAAGTAAATCAAAACACAccttaaatttgtaatttaaatttttagactcattttaatatttttgcaAAGCTTTAAACTAACTTCTCCAAACAAAAATTATTGATCcgaaaaatgatatttaatgaAGATGTacaaaaaagtttatttaagaATCAATTGGGAcgtttatataattaaattgatgtAACGACAAGGACGTTTACTTTAGTTTAGAATTGGATGGGTTGTTGAGCCGACAGATCGAAAAAACTGTGGGCAGCGAAGTGGGGCCCATTTAGAACTGCCAAAACCATTGATGGAGATGTTTTAATGGGCCGGATCCACGTGCAGATCCGGCCCAAACCAATTGACCCGACATTCGAGTTAAACAGTTTGTCGGGTCAATTTCGACATCGGGATGCACAACTCACCATAATTTGAGAATCCTCGTAGCACTAAACAAAGTTATTAATAGCTCAAAAGTTTCTAATAAATATTCGATTaataattgataattagacataaattaaattttatttataataatatcttatatttttaaatttatgtttaatagatccgtgatttttaaaaatatataaatatggttAAACACCTATTTGAGACGACAATGAcaataacaagaaaaaaaaagtaatttaaaaaaaacaaaattaaaaatgttcAAACTTAAAATGAGAGATCATTAACAAAAGTCTCCCCACAAAGCCAAGGGTGaatcatttttaaaacatagaatatgattttaaatattatattcataaaaaatatttttggaggGAAGAAAACATTGCATTTGAAAGTTTGGTATTGTTAGGCATGGACTGCTTAAGTTATTAGAGTTATATCATATCATATCATATCTTATCATATTACCCATAATTCATACATTTTATACCACTAATGAAACAATTATCATACAAACCATCTTATTTGTAATACTTCTTTCTCACAGATATTCATTCCTACAAAGTCTTTACTACCACCAGTTTATTTGATACACTTTACTTTATCAATCAgctatacttttatttttattttccatgTGATTACCTAAGCTGCAACCACACCTGAAGCCAAGGCAGGGGGACCAGCCACGGAGCAAGGCGATGCCGAGTAATCCTTCATGACCTTCGATCCACATTTGTCCCTGCAATCGTCGCCTCTGATGTGTTTGTCGCGACACTCAACGCTGCAAAATGCCTTTTCCCCTCTGCATGAATGAAAACAGCAAAGTCATTctcaaaggaaaaagaagattccAAGTTCATGAGAATCTTGGATGAATGCCAACCAAATTGCTAAAGTTTCATATCCAATCACATGTCATCTCATTTCAACCACATGAAAGTACAGGACAAGAACCATCATTTAATACCAAGCTGCTGAAAAATATCTCAGTTAAATCATCACCACCGGTCACGACGTTACATTTACACGGTGATGGTTCAATTAACAAAAGTCAACTGCTATGCAGGATTCAGATCTTTCTACTCCAATTACCAGTATCAATATCATCataataacaattacaaagtattTCTGAAAGTCCAACGAGTTTCACAACCATAAGATGAGGAAGATTTTCTCTATAATAAGCCTGATAATTGAAAAGCATAGAAGCCCAAATATGAAACAAACCCGTGCAAGTGACAATAAACAAAGAGGTAGCTTCAAAGTATTAGCCAAGAAAGAGCCAACAATATTGTCCCACGATTAAGTCATATACTATTCAAAGATTAGTATAATGTCCAGACAAGGGAATAATAGCTGTCTGCCGTTGTGTTTGTGTAGCTATAACTTAAAATTAACACTTAAGTTCTCattaagaaaggaaagaaacagCTCTACTCTTTAGAGTTGAAGCTTAAAAGAGACAAAATATCTGAAGATGAAAACTAAACTCTTGTCTAACCAAGAATTACATCTGAGAGGCGATCAACATGAAGATAAACTAGTTGagaatataaatacatatatattgtattgaaaaaaaaatagttgaaaATGTTGTTAGATCGAGAGATTTCTCGCTTTGGGCTACCAGTTTGTTGGCCAAAGGTCTAAAGGAAGGGTAATTCATTTTGATCTGCATCGTATCGATAACCATGTAATGGCTGCTTAAAGTGATCCAATTAACACAATTATCTTGGAGTATGTGTAAACTGACCTGAAAATTAATCTTACCCCATCAACTGCAAGTTCTTTATTTCTTATGAGAACAGAACACAGCTTTAAAATAACCATTTTAACTTAACAACTTACCAATACCAAGAAGATGAGAAGTTCTTCTTTATCATGTAAGCTATGTCATCTTTTATAAAACATCGTTGGATTGGAGTCCTTTCTTGAAGTTAGTTCCATGGACGTTTTTTGTATGTCCTAgtatattttttcatttctcCCAACGATTGATCAATTTATTacccaaaaaggaaaaaaaatgaaacatccAATAAGGTGAAATGCAGACATAAGAGAAGAATGGTCATATTTGTGCAGATAACAAAGTAATAAGGTGAAATTATGCCATGCCAAGCTGAAGAAACTTTTTGCCAATATTTGATGATAGAATAGATGAATAGAATCACTCAAGCGTCCATCAAGGTCATAAGTTCTAAGGGAGACAGTAACCAAACTTAATCATATCAATCTAGGAAAAAATACAATCATGCTGACAAATATCAAAAACAGGGGCCCGCTCCAAGCCCTTATCGAATCTAAAACAGATTGTGCAATTCAAAAAATGTTTCcactttgaaaagaaaatccTCGAAAAGATGGAAACAGATGATAAACTTCCAAAATCTGCAACGTGGAGTTCCAAAAGAGCGAATGAGCAAATCAATGAATCACTCATCCAAAAAACTTCACTGAGAAAACAAAACCATCCTTTCTACCTAAATCATCAATTAAACAACCAAGACAACATCAACGAAATCAAAGAATATCATGATTCAACAATATAAGATTCCATTCCAAGTTACCATGACTGAACAGTTTATAGGAATCAAACGAACTGGgtttgaatttttctttccctctatataaaaaatacaaaaactaatAAGAGTTGATCAAATTGCTTTGCAAATCAGGCAACCaactaaaactaaaaccaaGACAAAGGAGAAAAGGGAATAGAACTGAAATTTACCTGTACATAAAGATGTCAAGCCCATGAAGATGCTTGCCGCAGAGATAGCAAGAGCTCAAAAATTCAGCAGCACAAAACCCTCTCTCCGCTACACCAAAACTCATGGGGGAAGTGGAAAAAACCCCAGATCTCACAACATTCGAAGAGTGGCCATTGACCAATTCGAGCTCACCATTAAAGTAAATACGCTTATCAAACAAACGATTACCAAAATGCGAAGTTACGCAAGTGTAACTTTCAGAAAGTTCATCAACGACCTCAGGTAGTACTTCCTTTTCTAGGCTAAAACCACCTCTGAAATTAGCCGCTGGTTTAGCAGAAGAAACGATAGGAATCGAGCAAGACCTAGGAGAAACAACTTTCGAAGACACAAAAGCTTCATGAATTTTGTCGGAATCAGTCATGGCAGCCACTATACCCAACCCAACAACACCCTTTTCGAAATCACGAGGGGATTTCGTTTTATCAGAAGAGAATGAACCAGACAAAGCGGTGAAGAGTGAAATCCCGATGGTGGGTTTTCTTTTTCCGATGAAATTCTCCATTTCTGAAacgaaatttgattcaattccTCTGTTTTCTTCACTCCAACCCTGAAAATCTTCACAAGAATCAGGTGGATTACAGAGGTGATATCGTCAAACAAGAGAACAAGCTATGGAGGAAGAGAATTGACTCTCGTGAAGTGTAAATGACATTCGGAATCGAGTAAATTGGAAGAATTAGAGCACAGATTGtcagaaagagagagagaaatggaaAAAACTCCTCCGGAAAATCCTCTGATAATAAGATCCCCGAGGAGTGCGAAAGAAGCAGTAGCACAGAAAGTTTCTTCAAACCCACTAAATTGAAACTTGAAAGATGGGTTGCAGAAACCAAAAAAGCTTCAAAGAGAAAGGAGGgagggagagagaaagagagagagaggaactTTGAGCCCTCTCTGGTCTCTTCTGTAGGCTATGGGTTAGGAGCAGAGGAATATAAACAGTTGAACACAATAATTATTCTCTTCAACAGTCTGCAATAATTTCTGGACTGTCACTTTCTGCtctttcctcctttttttttttttttctttttcatttctgtttttcctttaactttattttagttcttcactctcaaaaatatatataaagatttgggttgtaaactttgtattgcCCGTGTGAGGCATCGACTAGAAGTTAGCAGAGTGGATTATTATAGTTCATCTCATATTTGAAACACCAAATATAATGGCGGTgtgtattaaatattatttcaaaactttttttactatttttccttctttcttttcttttttgttatcgAGTCTACTATTTTCTAtccaaacaaaaatagtttacacACCAAATACTTAACTAACTGATTATAACAACTACTTATTTACttattataataatcaattcaATGCCCAAATGCCCCTGTAATGGTTGTTGGAGTAATGTGTTTAAGTCTAATATATTGTCTAACATTTCTCTAGTCGATTATTTACTTATCTTTAACCGTTTCTATGAGTGAATGACTATTCGAACAAACTAAAAATCTCAAGAGGTCACTAAATTGCTCCAAGTTAAAGCACgattcatttaatttattatggaCATAAGCATAGCTAACTCGTTAAACCATTATACATTCTATTAAAATGTTAGAGGTTCTAATCTTATTCATATGTGAAATTATGAGGTGTGGAATTAAGTTTTTTACGATAAAAAATCTTCATTTAaatgactaaatttaatttatatcgTGTGTGACATACATTCAtagatacatacatacatataagcAAGAAATGGGGAGAGTCTAGGATGAAGAGGAGAACTTGATTGGGGTGAGGATGAAAACTTTATTATTGAGTCTCACGTTGAAAAGATGATAAgacctaacaaattttcaaacaatATGTGAACTACTTCTCTCACTGTCGATTTATGTTTGAGACGACAATGATGTTTATCCAGTGTGATATCAAAAccaataaatctcaaataatcaattgagctaaaaaaatgaaatccaaCTTAAAATGGTGAACTTAAACAGACAAGATCTTAAGAGGATATGTTGAGAACTTCACATTGTTCAATAGATTTTGACATGAAATCTCTTGTTTATATGTTTCTCCATAGGTTTACTCTCGTCTAATATGACTAGAAGACATTTATTATGTCAAAATCAACATAGCTTAACTGACATAAATAATGTACTCTCAACTTCATCAAAAGTCTAATTCCCCCTTTTTCATATtgtaaaaagaataataattatttcttttaa
This DNA window, taken from Benincasa hispida cultivar B227 chromosome 6, ASM972705v1, whole genome shotgun sequence, encodes the following:
- the LOC120079602 gene encoding FCS-Like Zinc finger 14-like isoform X1 → MENFIGKRKPTIGISLFTALSGSFSSDKTKSPRDFEKGVVGLGIVAAMTDSDKIHEAFVSSKVVSPRSCSIPIVSSAKPAANFRGGFSLEKEVLPEVVDELSESYTCVTSHFGNRLFDKRIYFNGELELVNGHSSNVVRSGVFSTSPMSFGVAERGFCAAEFLSSCYLCGKHLHGLDIFMYRGEKAFCSVECRDKHIRGDDCRDKCGSKVMKDYSASPCSVAGPPALASGVVAA
- the LOC120079602 gene encoding FCS-Like Zinc finger 14-like isoform X2 encodes the protein MENFIGKRKPTIGISLFTALSGSFSSDKTKSPRDFEKGVVGLGIVAAMTDSDKIHEAFVSSKVVSPRSCSIPIVSSAKPAANFRGGFSLEKEVLPEVVDELSESYTCVTSHFGNRLFDKRIYFNGELELVNGHSSNVVRSGVFSTSPMSFGVAERGFCAAEFLSSCYLCGKHLHGLDIFMYRFWKFIICFHLFEDFLFKVETFFELHNLF